The Actinomadura graeca nucleotide sequence GGGGCCCGCTCGGCGACCGTCCGGGCGAGCAGCCCGACGAACACCTCGTGCAGGTCGAGGGCCAGGTCCTCCTTGCGCGGGAAGTAGTTGGTGACGGTCATCTTCGCCACCTGGGCCGCCGCCGCGACGTCGGCGATCGTGACCTGGTCGAAGCCGTGCCGCAGGAACAGGCGCGTCGCCTGGTGCGCGATGTTCTGCCTGGTCTGCTGCTTCTTCAGCTCACGGAGTCCCATGCCGTCATCATCGCATACTCCGACCTAAGTTTATTACTGACATATTAATGGGTCGGTTCTAAGTTTATGTCGCGGGGGTCGCGGGTACCCGAACGAGGTGACCCGTTCCCTCCCGGCCGGACGAGCAAAGGACACCGCCCTGAACGCCAGCCACGCCCCCAGCGCGTCCCCCCGCGTGCCCTCTCCCCGCGCGGCGGCCGCGACCCGCGATCTCACCGACCCGATGAAGGACTACCTGTCCCGCATCGGGCGCACCGCGCTGCTGACCGCCGACAAAGAGGTCGAGCTGGCCAAGCGCATCGAGGCCGGACTGTTCGCCCGCGAGCGGCTGGAGACGCGACCCGGCCTGTCCCGGGAGGACCGCGAGGACCTGGCGTGGATCGTCGCCGACGGTGTCCGGGCCAAGGAGCACATGGTCGAGGCCAACCTGCGGCTCGTCGTCTCGCTCGCCAAGCGCTACATGGGCCACGGGCTGCCGCTCAACGACCTCGTCCAGGAGGGCAACCTCGGGCTGATCCGCGCGGTCGAGAAGTTCGAGTACCGGCGCGGCCTGAAGTTCTCCACCTACGCCGTCTGGTGGATCAAGCAGGCCATCAGCCGCGCGCTCGCCGACCAGAGCCGCACGATCCGCATCCCCGTGCACGTCGTCGAGGTGCTCAACCGGATGACCCGGCTGCGCCGGACGCTGGCGCAGGACCTCGGCCGCGAGCCGACCTCGGCGGAGCTGGCCACCGAGCTGGACGTCACCACCGAGAAGGTGGAGTGGCTGCGCCGGCAGGCCCGCGAGCCGCTGTCGCTGCACACCCCGCTCGGCGAGGACGGCGACGGCGAGCTCGGCGACGTCATCGAGGACCCCGACGGCGGCGACCCCGCCGACGTCGTCGCGTCCTCGATGCTGCGGGGCCGGCTCGACGCCGTCCTGGAGACGCTCACCGAACGCGAGGCGGGCGTCATCTCGATGCGCTTCGGGCTCGCCGGCGGCGAGCCGAAGACCCTTGAGGAGGTCGGCAAGGTCTACGGCGTGACCCGCGAGCGAATTCGGCAGATCGAGTCCAAGGGGATGCACAAGCTGCGCCACCCGTCACGCCGCGAAACCCTCGCCGACCTGCTCGGCTGACCCTCTCCGGGCCGGCGGCGCCGACCGCCTGCCCTGCCTCCGGCAAGCACGCCGTCTTCGGAATCACATCGATTTCCTCCCCGGGTGGGATGACACTGTGGGGGGTCTCCGAGAAGACTTCTGTCGACGTAACGCGAACTGGAGAGAGACGAGGATGACGGCGAGGCGGTTCGTACGGGCCATACGGCCCGCGGCCACCGGTACGGGGGGACGCCCGGCGGGGCGTCCGGGACGGCGCGCGACGCGAGGGACGGCGATGGGGGTCGCTGCGGTGCTCGCGCTGGGACTTGTCCAGGGGTCGGCAGCGGCCATGCTCCCCGCACCCGCCCCCGGGCCCGCCTTCATCGCCCCGGACGCCCCCGGCGGCACCGCGCCCGGCATCGAGCCCGCCAAGCTCCGGGCCACGCTCGACGCCGTCCACGACGCCGGCATGTACGGGATCTTCTCCGCCGTCCGGGACGGCGAGAAGCGGTGGAACGGCGCGTCCGGCACCGCCGACGCGCGGACCGGGCGCCCCGTCACCGACGGCATGCAGACACGCGTGGGAAGCATCACCAAGACGTTCGTCGCCACCGCGATCCTCCAGCAGGTGGAGAAGGGCACCGTCCAGCTGGACACGCCGATCGGCACCTACCTGCCGGACGTGTTCCCCGGGCAGCGCGGACAGCAGGTCACCGTCCGGATGCTGCTGAACCACACCAGCGGCATCGGCGACTATCTCGTCTACGCGTTCCCGTCCATCACCGAATGGTCGTCCAAGAGCCTGGACACCGAGCGCCTCCGCACGGTCAGCGCGAGACAGCTCATCGACTGGGGGCTGCAAGCGCCGCCCACCGGCGACCCCGGCGAGCACTGGGCGTACTCCAACACCAACTACATCGCCGCCGGGTTGCTCCTGGAGAAGGTGACCGGCACCAAGGCGGAGACGTACATCACCCGGAACGTGATCGGCAAGGCCGGTCTGAAGCACACGTACTTCCCGTCCGGCCCCGGAATCCAAGGGCCGCACCCGCGGATGTACGAGTCGCTCTACCGGCACCTGGACCCGCCGCGCGACTACAGCACGTTCAACATGAGCTGGGCCTGGACCGCGGGTTCGCTGGTGTCCACCGTGGACGACCTCAACACCTTCTACCGGGCGCTGTTCACCGGCGGGCTCATCAGCCCGCTCTCCTTGGCGCAGATGCAGCAGACCGTGCCCGTCAAGGACACCGACGGCAACGTGACCATGAAATACGGCCTCGGCATCTACTCCCTGACCGCGCCGTGCGGCACGTACTGGGGGCACAACGGCATCGTCTTCGGCGCGGGCACCCAGTCGCTGACGAGCGCGGACGGCCGGCGGCAGGTCTCCTTCAGCGTCAACCTCACGAAGTACCAGCGGCTCGACGCCGACGGCGCCCCGGTGCCCGACCCGATCGACAGCGCCCTCGGCGCCCACGCCACCCAGGCGCTCTGCGGCGCGCAGGCGGCGGTGCCGTCCTCCGAGCCCGGGCCCGTCTTCCGCGCGATGCCGCTGCAGTTCGCGCGGACGGCCCCCTGAGCCGGTGCCTTGAGCCGGCGGCGCCCTGAGCTCGCGTCCTGAGCTAGTGCCCTGACCTGCGGCGACGCCGACTGTCAGAGGCGTCCTCTAGCGTGCCCGGCATGTCGAGCCCAGCCGTGCACGCACCCGCCGAGGCGTCCGAGGCCATCGCGGACGCCGACGCTTCCGGCGCGGCCTGGGCCGAGATCGCGGGCCTCATCGACGCCCGCGACGCCCACGGCTTGGCCCGCGCCGTCCGCGCCCCCGGCGCCGCGGAACGGCGCGCGGTCGCCAGAGAGCTCCCCTGCCACGTCACGCTGGTCCGCTCGCGCCGCGAGCCCTGGGAGGGCATCGACGACCACGCCGCGGCGTCCCGCGCCGTCGGCGCGGGCACCCTGAGTGGCGCCTCGGCGGTCGCCGCCTGGCTGACCCGCCGCGAGTTCAACTCCCGATGGGCCGGCGAGCACACCGACACCGACCGCCTGC carries:
- a CDS encoding serine hydrolase domain-containing protein; amino-acid sequence: MGVAAVLALGLVQGSAAAMLPAPAPGPAFIAPDAPGGTAPGIEPAKLRATLDAVHDAGMYGIFSAVRDGEKRWNGASGTADARTGRPVTDGMQTRVGSITKTFVATAILQQVEKGTVQLDTPIGTYLPDVFPGQRGQQVTVRMLLNHTSGIGDYLVYAFPSITEWSSKSLDTERLRTVSARQLIDWGLQAPPTGDPGEHWAYSNTNYIAAGLLLEKVTGTKAETYITRNVIGKAGLKHTYFPSGPGIQGPHPRMYESLYRHLDPPRDYSTFNMSWAWTAGSLVSTVDDLNTFYRALFTGGLISPLSLAQMQQTVPVKDTDGNVTMKYGLGIYSLTAPCGTYWGHNGIVFGAGTQSLTSADGRRQVSFSVNLTKYQRLDADGAPVPDPIDSALGAHATQALCGAQAAVPSSEPGPVFRAMPLQFARTAP